In Podospora pseudocomata strain CBS 415.72m chromosome 4, whole genome shotgun sequence, the genomic stretch CTTGGAAGAGATTGTTCCAAAGACTAGCACGTCGCCCTATTATGAGTCCTGGGCTTTCCAGGTAAAAAGGCAAAAGACCGCGTATAGGGCACTCGGGATGGGCCACCGATCTCTGTCCTCGTCAAGATGAATCCGGTGTATATGCTTTCTTGTGGTGGTAGGGAGGGAATTTAGGAAATAAACTACTGCGGCTGCTGCAGAAAATCTGAACCTGCCAGGGTGGTCCCGCCACATAGCTCTGAGAGCTGCTGAAGCCTCTCGTTTGCGTATGGGTAGACGGGCACCGATCCTATCAAGCTCGTCGTCGGTTGGAGTTCTCCACGGTTCCTTTATAACGTCAAGGTAGGCAGCCAGGCCGCCTCTCACATCCCATCGTCTCGTGTCATATTCGAAGTTTTCATGTTCGGTCGGCGTGCCGACATCGGCGCGACAGGCAGGTTCAGTGACAGCTTTGGCTATTAGCCGGGCCCTGAGGTCGCGCTGAACAGATGGAACCTGATCTCACCCACCCTATCAAAGCTCGGAAGACTGCTGTTTTTGTAATGGCAGAAGATGGCATGGATAAAGGATTGTGGACCAGCTACTTCTTGGACCACCTCTGCGGGCACAATCTGGGTCACCTTGTACCAACCGACATGGCTTCTGAATCGCGAGACAAAATAAGCCCAACGTGCAGCTCTGGTGCGAAGTTGTCGTGAGTAGTGTGTTGAAAATGCGATGGAGTGGAGGCTCAGCGCCAGCCCTCGCATCTCTTGGGCAATGAGCTTGCAGGTGTGCATCAAATCGAGCTCGATCGGCTGATTGTTTGCCTTTCTCACTTTGCCGGCTTCAAAGTCGTAAACATATCCATCTTCGGTGTCGTCGCAAAGATAGTCGCGGTAGATCTGATTGCGAAGCTCGCCTGGCAGCGAGAGGAGTAGTGCTGGAAATTGCATGTTGCTGGCAAAGATTTGATCCGGGGAAAAGATTGGCGTGAAAAATGGAAAGGAAACTCATATCCTATTATGACCAAGGAGCCCTTTTTGTGTGCTCTTGGAGATGTTGTGTGGCAGGACCTCCGGAGAAGCTGGTGGGTTGTGGCATCGAGTTGTATTTCGGCCAGTGACTCAACACGCCGTGCAAGCGCTAATAGAACACCTGCTGGCGGTACTCCGTATTGAGCAGTACGCGTAGAAACATACTGACTATTCGATGCCCAGATGTTGCCGTTTAATATGATTTCCCGGCGCGAACTCTCAGCTTTTGACAGACGGCAGAATTTTAGAGAAACAGTGCCACTGACGTCGGCATCACGTGTCTGTCACATGAGTAAGCTGGTACCTTCAGGAGACTCTCCGGGAAGACTCATACGGGCATCCGAAAGTGGACACACGCTGGTCAAACCTTTTCTTAATAAGCGCCTTTCTCGATTTGACATTGTTCATATTGCGGTATAAAACCCTTCCCACCTGTCAAGATCAGTTCTAACATCTTGCTGTCCGGTCTCACAGATGCCAGACTCATCGCGGTCGGTACAACTACCTTCTCGGATGAGTGTGGTTTGGTGTGTTACATCCAAGTCTTGGTATTGGGTCGGTTCCGGTGGCACCTCGGCCATCGGGTCTCCATGTATCACCTATCTCACCTGGCCGGCTTCCCATCAGGTATCACTTGACACCCCTCTGCAGTTGGACTGAAGTGCAGATGCGGTAAAATAAAGTACGGTCTGTGCTCTGATCGTACCTGAcatccaccaacaccccAGATCACTGGTACCCTTGGCGATACCCAGCTGCAACAAGTTGTAGgcatcaacagcaccgtTACACATCCCATCAGTGTGAAGCTGCTTCATCTGGATGACACGATCATTCATCCACAACCTGATGTCTCTTGTAGATTTTGCTCATGGAGAACGCGCCGGAGCCTGGAATTCAAGCACATGCCAAGAGGCCCGGTAGTTTGGGGCGCTAATTGCGATGCTTTAGCTCCCCCATTCCCGCGATAAATTGCGATCCACGATTCCATGAGGTATCCCACAGCTGGCAAGACACGGAAGAATTCCCTCGACGGCGCAGTCTTGTCGTGAAGAAGCCAGGCATGTGGCCATCTCAGACAAAACATCACGCCCCCGATGAATGCGGAATGCAGTGAGACGcgatgaaaaagaaaagagagcgCTGTGAGATTACATCATTGGTCAACacaggaggagggcggggacATGGGCCTGGTTCTAATACTGATCCTCAGTTGTCGACACCTTTTTGGGCTAGCACCGACATTGCTTGGCACCCGCCACACCGTGGCCAGCCCTCTTGGTCGCCTTGGTTCCCTTGGTTCCCCTCCCGCGGGAAGAAGCCGCTCACTCGTAAAATGTCTGCTGCAGGGGGGGCAGAAGAAAAGTGAAGCTGTATAAACCACTGCtgatctccctccccctcctcggtcTGGCTTCTGGGTCTGCAAGAGACAGGACCGGTCTCATCACATCCTCGTTGATGCGGGACAAAGCATCATCATAGTCTCTCGTTTATTATATTACATTTTTGTAATTCCTTAATTTTCAGCCTTTATCACGATGCGTTTCCCGTCGCTCTTGACGCTTtccgtcctcttccttggGGCAACGGCCTTGCCCCTGAGTGACGCTGACGCTGACGCTCTCGACGCCGAGATCCATGAGCTGCTCAAGCGTGAAACGGCCGAGAAGAGCAACTACCAGTTCAAGAGCCGACATGGACCAGGACCCAAGCCGCCACTGCCGCCACTGCCTCCGACTCCTCCGGTGACCTGCGATGACTTTTGGTTGGCGAGAATTGACCACGAAGGCGTGGCCCCGTATGCCCCAACGGCGGGCTATCAAGTCTGGCGCAATGTGAAGGACTTTGGTGCAGTTGGCGATGGTATTGCTGATGACACCGCTGCCATCAACGAGGCCATCAGTTCCCAAGGCCGGTGCGGTCCAGGTTGCACTGGCAGCACCATCACTCCCGGCCTCATCTACTTCCCTCCCGGCACGTATAGGGTGACCGCACCCATCATCGACTTCTACTACACCCAGCTGATCGGAAATCCGGGATGCCCTCCCGTCATCAAGGCTGACTTCAACTTTGTTGGTCGCTGGGTTCTTGATACCAATCCATACCAGGATGGCGGTGTCCTCGCATGGGGCGCCACCAACGTGTTCTGGCGCCAGGTCGCTCACTTTGTTTTCGACTTGACAGATGTTGCCTTCGACACCGAGATTGCCGCCATTCACTGGCCCAGTTCGCAGGCCACCTCTCTTTCCAACGTCGAGTTCCGCCTTTCCGAGGCGCCAGGTACCCGTCACCAAGGTCTTTTTATCGAGGAGGGTTCTGGCGGCTATATTGGCGATCTCGTCTTCTACGGTGGTAACCAGGCCATGATTGTTGGTAACCAGCAATTTACTTTCAAGAACATCGCCATCTACAACGCTCGGACTGCTATCGAGCACTTTTGGTCTTGGGGTTGGACTTATGTTGGAATCAGTATCACCAACTGTTCGACAGGATGGGATTTGACTTCGAACAACGGCACCTCTGTCAATGTgggcaccatcaccatcattgacagcagcatcaccgACACGCCCATCGGCATCGCCTATGCCtggcccaaccccaacca encodes the following:
- a CDS encoding hypothetical protein (EggNog:ENOG503PE3A) encodes the protein MQFPALLLSLPGELRNQIYRDYLCDDTEDGYVYDFEAGKVRKANNQPIELDLMHTCKLIAQEMRGLALSLHSIAFSTHYSRQLRTRAARWAYFVSRFRSHVGWYKVTQIVPAEVVQEVAGPQSFIHAIFCHYKNSSLPSFDRVAKAVTEPACRADVGTPTEHENFEYDTRRWDVRGGLAAYLDVIKEPWRTPTDDELDRIGARLPIRKREASAALRAMWRDHPGRFRFSAAAARSVAHPECPIRGLLPFYLESPGLIIGRRASLWNNLFQARAWGEASGQFLDPFSRFTVGLLNWGATDHDALPANHVTRQVALWMAEASHPGISDAFNLVLDGGPTQDRSDDVFREAAQRDAAWQVAKERRFNDPKCTLWMRMETAENCWHVVRFPQLLADINKPTSRTRCNFDPGQPWDDDQINQIISANKIAEDALSPSRYDMNMQLLPVDPLDAWGLGRDLDFDTASPLKSFDCLPEENMDPGHLAW